The genomic segment CACAAACATTCTCCATTGCAAATATTAGGTTACGAAATCAGTGTACCTACGCCCATACCCAATTTGCTACTAAGTGCAATGGATATAACAGAACTGATTAGTATACTCCGTTATTAAaatctcaaatataaaatttttcataaaatttggcttatataatattttaatttgaatggtCAAGAATCTCACATCGATTAAAAATAAGATCAATTTTGTTTTGGATAAAACAGGAAAGTCTCTTACTCAAAGGATTCAAAGATATTTTAAAGACTGAATAAAGTTCGTGATTCATCCTTCAAGTTATGttgttctttctcttctctttgtTAGGGATGAGTATAAACACTCAAGTAATTTACtcaattattttgtaataaaaatgagtaatcataatttaaaattacctGTCCGTTtcgtctatatatatatatatattatatttagcTTCTGACCCATTTATTaccaataaataatattattcttattaattgtcaatagctaactattattttcattaatttcttaTTGATTGTTGAGATTATTTTCCAGACTGGTTGGTCATTTTTTTACTGAGTAATCAACTGCTTGGTTCTTGACTGATTGGGTGATCTATAGTacaaatttaaagtatataaataaatataaatttcatcttacaaatttattttatgtaattgaGTGAGGTTTAAAATCTATCTCTTGAATGAAATCTATGCCCATGTTGATGTTATCTGAATGAAGGAAAATTATTTGCACATGAAATAAGCAAAGTCTCCcccaaaataagaaaataggtAATGGTATGAGATCCACAAGaatgaatattttgtttggGCATGAAGAAAGATAGAAAGGGTTTGGGTGTGGAACGTGCCTCCAACCCATTCTGAGATTTGCCAACTAAGCAAAGGAGTTTGTGCAGGATAGGTGTGCCTACGTAGACGATTCAGAGGttcttttttgttctttttttcctCATGTCAATTGAAAACTGTACTAACAGTGACATATATGGACAAAAAATGTCAACATTCATACAGCAAAACCACTGTTACCTATACAAAAGGGCACACATGaaccattttcttttcttcaccgtATTTAATATTCGAAACTCCAATGCTTTTCTGGACTCGTTAATGCTCCCATGCTAATGCTGCACCATTATATTTTCAACCTAATAACATGGACGCCCTCTTTCATTACCATTGCAACTACATCTCAATCAATCCAATTAATGCAATATTTATACCACAACTCAACTCAATACTATCTATCTCTTTGGTAAGTCTTGAGAGATACAAAAGCATCACATTAATATTACACATCACTCAACAACATTTTATCAATCACACCTTCATCAATAAAACATATTTCACCTCAACATTAATCTATTGCAAGCTGCATAATCAAATCTCTTAATTATGTTAAAGATTAAGTGGACAAAACCATAATTAAATCGTGATACTCGGATAActatacttttaaataaaaagaatcgCGTCTTAAGTGTAAGCTATATATTTTGACTTAGTATCTAACATAACTAAATGAGATATCTAAACTTCTCATTTATTACACACACAacatgtgtgtgtatatatacatTATTTGTCTATTTAATATATCGTTTtcataattgaaatttatttgagTGACACAATTTTAACTAAccaaaaattcaataataaaaaaaaatattacttttttattaggactttttttttttgcgagAACTATACTTTTAGTTTAAGTGagatttttagtttaaataagaaagaaatgTCTCACTTAgacaaaaatactaaaaaaataaaatatgcacCAAAGTCAAAAGTTTCTTAGAACTTATCAAAAGTTTTACTACCAATTTCAACATCGTAAACAAGTTTAAAACAACATTTAAGACTACACTAATACTTCAAAATTCATAACAATATGATATAGCTCTCTCAAAATCACTAGTAAAACCCaaacattatataaattaacaataacTCAAGCAACTTAAACATGCAATATCATTCATTGTATTCGTacaattttaaatcaatttaactaAAGTCTCTGTTATAACTAGTTTATAACATCCAAATTACCACTTCAAACacgtaattaataaaatataattataaaatcaacatttaatattatacTTCTCCAAAGTTTAATAACTTTGTATTGCTTAAATAGTGAATCTTGATATATTTAATCTGAACTCCAACATCTCAACACCATTAATACAATTTACATTTTaaccaaaaatccaaaatcaaaaCCTTCcataaatttcaacaaaaataagataaaaacaaaaataagatgaaacattaatttttcagtttttacttttatataacattcttaaaacaacaaaaatgcaACTAATTCAAATATGCATTTAGTTAAATATTAATCCTATCCAAAAGAGCAACTCCAACCTTTTAACTTTGTGATACACCAACTCATCATAACTGGTCCAATTTTAACTTAGGGCAACTTCGTACCAAatctaaaatcaacaaaaaaatcaattgaaatTGTCATTTCTTTTTACTTGACTCTTATTCTTCAAAgagttatttaaataaattataaaagtttaacaATATATTGAGAATTCAAGTGTGAGTTTAAGTACGATATTgaatagagataaaaaaaagtgaacatcatacaagataaaaattcataaactcaTTGTTTTAAGGTATTGGATTGAAGGTGGTGTCAATTTCTTATCTAAGTTGTACTTGTGTCTCATTGCTCATTGGTTAATCCTCCCTCAAAATATCCATTAATGGTATTAGAGTTGAATCATCCCTCGAAATATCCATCAATGGCAATAGAATCAAATGATTGTTTTGGTGACTGACTCAAATGAGTCgcttattaaaaatatacttgaTAAATGATTTGTGAAATGTGAAAGTACCAATGTAAATGGACTCAtacttgaaaaaaatattgttgtgAATTCAAACGTGAGTCTAAGTcgtaaattaaatataaatgaaaaaaaaactaaacatcATAGAAAATCATATAAGAATGAAGACTTTTGAATTAAAGATGATGCCTATTCTTTATATTGGTCAACCTTATCTCTGTTTCTTACTTTCATATAAATTacaattagttaaaaatatcttctttttattattgttttagtgTCGTtctctaaataaaatttacataataataattacttttaaaatgttaaaaaaataataaaaaagaaagaaaagtaatagatttaaaaaataagtgattaaattatcaaaattttgatttatattttaaacaaaatataattttaactcTTATTTAAGTCATACTAAAACCAGTCTCACAATTCTCCACGGGCATTAGTGATGAACTGGTGAATAAAGTTAGAAGTTTCCATCTTTTCTTAAGTTTCAAGAATTTAATAACTTGCCTTTGATATAGAGATATAGACTTTAACCGATTCCAAATACTTATTAATCGGAGTCGAATTGAAGTAATTTAATTACCGAACACTAATGTAATTACAGAGTAATGAATGAAAAGATCCAGTATATTTATAtactgtaaaataattataaaaattttatccACTCCGTACTCGAATTATAAAAGGTTGCAGTTCTTTATTAACTATGATGTGCGAAAAATACAAAGGTTGATTAAATTATACTATCtacatattcaaataaaaaaaaaacatatttgataGGCCAAAATAGATACAGATCATAATAAATTTCGTCATATCTAATAATACCATATGTAAAATATCTTTATGACAGATTTTATAGTTTGAAGAATGTCgcattttcaataaaaaaaatcgaaaaataaattgagattgctgaaattaatttatattaatttttttattagcatgaattacttttttttatatccaagtatgaaatgaaatgaattttttacAAAGCCAAAAAATAATTGACAATATTATATGGgacaaaagcaacctttaaatTTCGTTAGCTTATTTATCATTGGATACAACTTTccaaaaaaataagatttgacAGTCAGggcaaataaaaagaaaagaaaaatacccGTTAGAACTCAGCTCAGGAATGATCTTCCATGTTCATGATTTTATGTGGAACGGACCAAGATTTACTGTATCCACTTTTACCAACGTAGAAACAATAGACTGACACACCATTATGGACactcctaaataaaaaattccatTAAACCATATTATTAAATTACCTTCCACTTTCGAATCTTTGtcctaatttattttttcaccaTAAACcaactctctctttctctctctttctcttgcCATTctagttttcaaattttcattcatGGATGCCCACCTTCTGTTATTCTCCTCCTAGAGGCAACCCCCCTCTCTTTCTCAGcattctccttcttccccttGTTTCAGTTCAACTTGTATTCTACACCCCACCAATCAAAATCTCAACTTTTTAAGACCCATCAGACTGTTTCTTCCCTCTATTTGATCTTTGCATGTGTCAGCACTCTCCACACGAGTTTCAGAATGATGGTGAATGGAGCACAGAAAACATAGTTGGATTTCTATTAGCACCTGCATCAAAATCATCATTGGGTACtgtattctttgtatttttttttgttttcccttAGATTTTTTCTTCCAAAACCAGTTGACAGCGAAGATTTCATTTCTTGCATTAATGAGCTATAGCATCTTCTCTGTGTTCAATAGTCAGATGCCAATCTTCGTTCCTAGGGAAAAAAAAAGGTTCTAATCACATGAAATGAAACCTTAGCTGATACTCCACAACGTTTTTGGAATTGAGCATTTGTATATATCAACAATCCATTTTTGTGACAGGCAAAAGCATCTCCAAGTCAGAAAATTTTCGGTCTTTACTTCCAATTTTGTCACGTTGCTGTGGTCGTGATCTCCACCATGGCAACCAAATTAAAGGGAATCTACAAGAGTTTCAAATACATCACCCAAATATTTGGTAATCTTTTATTCACCCTCCTGTGCAATATTACTTTTCTGGGTTTTGTTGTTGTGGCTAAGCTGGGAAGTGGGTACTGTTCCAGTTGTGAAGGAGCGGGAGATGGAAATTGGGTACCCGACAGATGTTAAGCATGTGGCTCACATTGGATGGGATGGCCCTTCAGGAACTGGACCCAGTTGGGTACGGAGCTGATGTCCACTTTACCTCTCCATTTATGTTTCAACTAAAAAGatccaattttttaatttctttttgtcattttcttctttcttttgtcaTTATTATTACATAAAGCAATACATAAAGTGATCATTTAAAGAGTTTTCGCTCTGTAAATCAATATCTCATTGCCATGTTAAATTGtttgatatttataataatcatCTTTAAAATCTGTATATCATAGCTTTTGATTGATTTGTTATTAATGctgttatttttctttatgcaGATGAATGATTTTAAAACTGCGCCTGATTTCTCAACGTCACTGGGCAACTTGGGTGAACTAAGTGACCCCAATGCTATGGGTGCCACAACATCATGGTCCTCCCAAGGTATGCTTTGCTTCTCACCTCTCATACAGCAAAATTTCATACGAGTCTAGTGTTGATTTTTGCTTCCAAATGTGATGCCATTAAATATTAAGATTGAATACTGTATTCATGTGGAACCGTGCAGTATCcctaatttaaataatacaaatgcAGATAGATGGCTCTTCACGGGTTAACTAGTAAAAAAGGGAACGTGGATTTGATTATTATTGTGTCTCTTGATTATCTTCTAGATAAAATTGTAAGGCTTGCAAAAGCTATCTAGATTCTTTGCCTCCTTAGGAAGAATTTGGCTGTTCTGTCACGAGCAAACCCAGCTCCAACGTGGGGAATCTAATGACTCTTAGCTTTACAATTAACACTGTTTCAAGTGGTCCACACTAGAATTTCTTTGATTATATGGAATTTAGTATTTAGTATTATAATATAACACTTTGCTTGATAAGAACACGTTTTGTTGGTCTTTCCATGTGGTAAGTTTCCTCAACGTGATCAAGTTAAGTTAAACCCTTTAAAGAACTCAACAACCTAATTGAATGAAGCTGCAAAACTGTATCAATAGTTCTGCTACTGGAGATCACAATATTTGTTCTTACTGGAATGTGATTAAAGTGGAGTTTCCATTGGACGACATTACTAATTACCACCACTTTCAAATCTCCATAAATTTGTGGCTATCAttcatatcaaatatatatttatagcaAATTGAAAGCTAAGAAGCACAAACACTTGTAAACAGAATCTGTGTTGTCCGCATGT from the Vigna angularis cultivar LongXiaoDou No.4 chromosome 3, ASM1680809v1, whole genome shotgun sequence genome contains:
- the LOC108325295 gene encoding CRIB domain-containing protein RIC10; translated protein: MATKLKGIYKSFKYITQIFVVKEREMEIGYPTDVKHVAHIGWDGPSGTGPSWMNDFKTAPDFSTSLGNLGELSDPNAMGATTSWSSQDFEESTGSQSSSNIYKGIQSAGASHVSKKSKKKKSKSASSESLSASSRQSRSTKSKTIYSDREATPISQN